Proteins from one Drosophila gunungcola strain Sukarami chromosome 3R, Dgunungcola_SK_2, whole genome shotgun sequence genomic window:
- the LOC128264216 gene encoding mediator of RNA polymerase II transcription subunit 15 isoform X2, giving the protein MNFFVIGFLIMQAASFSLGDELGFPESLGNTEPDRRRAISYKNGAPPDLVGVLPSTQQQVNQPVQHPLPDKRISSRSTGAAPFNLQQVQQQQQLQLQQQKLQQQQLQQQLKLKQQLLLLQQQQQQQQQQQQQLMTEARPLPLGVPAFRPIPQKQVAATQASAPAPTTAERRVAVDTPEPRVSINNKLISAIEKPHSNRTFHVDNPVVSQPVAVPVFQAMPQSIARIANVGKEHRTVASHPNYLQFEEPKFDLKDVTVEELAAAANVTVDTIKHAIYVREQQLKAEHRAQLAAKLREEFMRTSTVRTTTTTTTTTTSTPRPQKSLAEHKVSKVMNAPKEYYPVGYDKNFDDNFKSKVDLPPTSFSCAKQKHFPGLYADTELGCMVFHVCALTDDGMVRKSFLCPENTLFDQTILKCNWWFYVDCSSSTSVYDSNIPISKSYQLMKSLTYFSKFAGGQRQEQDGDKDENALDIDSLRESMEGVARRQEQAKRAAEVEEQQRSLPKEDHEHVVPAEGEQQLSN; this is encoded by the exons atGAACTTTTTTGTGATTGGCTTTCTGATCATGCAGGCGGCAA GTTTCAGTCTGGGCGACGAGCTGGGTTTCCCGGAATCGCTGGGTAACACGGAGCCTGACCGCCGGCGGGCCATCAGCTACAAGAACGGAGCTCCTCCGGATTTGGTGGGCGTACTTCCCTCCACCCAGCAGCAG GTCAATCAACCAGTGCAACACCCTTTGCCCGACAAGCGTATAAGTTCACGGTCCACCGGAGCAGCGCCCTTCAACCTGCAACaggtgcaacagcagcagcaactgcaactgcagcagcagaaactgcaacagcagcagttgcaACAGCAACTAAAACTGAAGCAACAATTGTTGCtactacagcagcaacaacagcagcagcagcagcaacagcaacagctcaTGACCGAGGCTCGTCCATTGCCATTGGGAGTTCCCGCCTTCCGACCCATTCCCCAGAAGCAAGTGGCCGCCACTCAGGCCTCCGCTCCGGCTCCCACTACGGCGGAGCGACGGGTGGCCGTGGACACCCCGGAGCCAAGGGTCAGTATCAACAACAAGCTGATAAGTGCCATCGAAAAGCCG CACTCGAACCGTACCTTCCACGTGGACAATCCGGTGGTGTCGCAGCCCGTGGCCGTGCCCGTGTTCCAAGCGATGCCCCAATCCATCGCCCGGATCGCCAACGTGGGCAAGGAGCACCGGACGGTGGCCAGTCATCCAAACTACCTGCAGTTCGAGGAGCCCAAGTTCGACCTGAAGGACGTGACCGTTGAGGAactggctgctgctgccaacGTCACAGTGGACACCATTAAGCACGCCATCTACGTCCgggagcagcagctgaaggCCGAGCACCGGGCTCAGTTGGCGGCCAAACTGCGGGAGGAGTTCATGCGCACCTCCACAGTGAGAACTACGACTACGACGACCACAACGACAACAAGTACGCCGCGACCACAGAAGTCGCTGGCCGAGCACAAGGTGTCCAAG gtcATGAACGCACCCAAGGAATACTACCCCGTGGGCTACGACAAGAACTTCGACGACAACTTCAAATCCAAAGTGGACCTGCCACCGACGAGTTTCTCCTGTGCAAAGCAAAAGCACTTTCCAGGTCTTTACGCCGACACCGAACTGGGATGCATG GTCTTCCATGTGTGCGCCCTCACCGACGACGGCATGGTGCGGAAGTCGTTCCTCTGCCCGGAGAACACCCTCTTCGACCAGACGATCCTCAAGTGCAACTGGTGGTTCTACGTGGACTGCAGCTCCAGCACCAGCGTCTACGACTCGAACATACCCATCTCGAAGAGCTACCAGCTGATGAAGTCGCTCACCTACTTCTCCAAGTTCGCCGGCGGCCAGCGGCAGGAGCAGGATGGCGACAAGGACGAGAACGCTCTGGACATCGACTCGCTGCGGGAGTCGATGGAGGGCGTGGCCAGGCGGCAGGAGCAGGCCAAGCGGGCGGCGGAggtggaggagcagcagcgcAGCCTGCCCAAGGAGGACCATGAGCATGTGGTGCCAGCGGAGGGAGAGCAGCAGCTGTCCAACTAG
- the LOC128264216 gene encoding uncharacterized protein LOC128264216 isoform X1: protein MNFFVIGFLIMQAARLACGTCVLSSDFGFILDCNFKKSGLFRVRNLGGLKAHFGLGFSLGDELGFPESLGNTEPDRRRAISYKNGAPPDLVGVLPSTQQQVNQPVQHPLPDKRISSRSTGAAPFNLQQVQQQQQLQLQQQKLQQQQLQQQLKLKQQLLLLQQQQQQQQQQQQQLMTEARPLPLGVPAFRPIPQKQVAATQASAPAPTTAERRVAVDTPEPRVSINNKLISAIEKPHSNRTFHVDNPVVSQPVAVPVFQAMPQSIARIANVGKEHRTVASHPNYLQFEEPKFDLKDVTVEELAAAANVTVDTIKHAIYVREQQLKAEHRAQLAAKLREEFMRTSTVRTTTTTTTTTTSTPRPQKSLAEHKVSKVMNAPKEYYPVGYDKNFDDNFKSKVDLPPTSFSCAKQKHFPGLYADTELGCMVFHVCALTDDGMVRKSFLCPENTLFDQTILKCNWWFYVDCSSSTSVYDSNIPISKSYQLMKSLTYFSKFAGGQRQEQDGDKDENALDIDSLRESMEGVARRQEQAKRAAEVEEQQRSLPKEDHEHVVPAEGEQQLSN from the exons atGAACTTTTTTGTGATTGGCTTTCTGATCATGCAGGCGGCAA GATTGGCTTGCGGGACGTGTGTTTTATCGTCCGATTTCGGGTTCATACTCGATTGTAACTTCAAAAAGTCTGGACTGTTTCGTGTACGAAATTTGGGTGGCCTAAAGGCCCATTTCGGTTTAG GTTTCAGTCTGGGCGACGAGCTGGGTTTCCCGGAATCGCTGGGTAACACGGAGCCTGACCGCCGGCGGGCCATCAGCTACAAGAACGGAGCTCCTCCGGATTTGGTGGGCGTACTTCCCTCCACCCAGCAGCAG GTCAATCAACCAGTGCAACACCCTTTGCCCGACAAGCGTATAAGTTCACGGTCCACCGGAGCAGCGCCCTTCAACCTGCAACaggtgcaacagcagcagcaactgcaactgcagcagcagaaactgcaacagcagcagttgcaACAGCAACTAAAACTGAAGCAACAATTGTTGCtactacagcagcaacaacagcagcagcagcagcaacagcaacagctcaTGACCGAGGCTCGTCCATTGCCATTGGGAGTTCCCGCCTTCCGACCCATTCCCCAGAAGCAAGTGGCCGCCACTCAGGCCTCCGCTCCGGCTCCCACTACGGCGGAGCGACGGGTGGCCGTGGACACCCCGGAGCCAAGGGTCAGTATCAACAACAAGCTGATAAGTGCCATCGAAAAGCCG CACTCGAACCGTACCTTCCACGTGGACAATCCGGTGGTGTCGCAGCCCGTGGCCGTGCCCGTGTTCCAAGCGATGCCCCAATCCATCGCCCGGATCGCCAACGTGGGCAAGGAGCACCGGACGGTGGCCAGTCATCCAAACTACCTGCAGTTCGAGGAGCCCAAGTTCGACCTGAAGGACGTGACCGTTGAGGAactggctgctgctgccaacGTCACAGTGGACACCATTAAGCACGCCATCTACGTCCgggagcagcagctgaaggCCGAGCACCGGGCTCAGTTGGCGGCCAAACTGCGGGAGGAGTTCATGCGCACCTCCACAGTGAGAACTACGACTACGACGACCACAACGACAACAAGTACGCCGCGACCACAGAAGTCGCTGGCCGAGCACAAGGTGTCCAAG gtcATGAACGCACCCAAGGAATACTACCCCGTGGGCTACGACAAGAACTTCGACGACAACTTCAAATCCAAAGTGGACCTGCCACCGACGAGTTTCTCCTGTGCAAAGCAAAAGCACTTTCCAGGTCTTTACGCCGACACCGAACTGGGATGCATG GTCTTCCATGTGTGCGCCCTCACCGACGACGGCATGGTGCGGAAGTCGTTCCTCTGCCCGGAGAACACCCTCTTCGACCAGACGATCCTCAAGTGCAACTGGTGGTTCTACGTGGACTGCAGCTCCAGCACCAGCGTCTACGACTCGAACATACCCATCTCGAAGAGCTACCAGCTGATGAAGTCGCTCACCTACTTCTCCAAGTTCGCCGGCGGCCAGCGGCAGGAGCAGGATGGCGACAAGGACGAGAACGCTCTGGACATCGACTCGCTGCGGGAGTCGATGGAGGGCGTGGCCAGGCGGCAGGAGCAGGCCAAGCGGGCGGCGGAggtggaggagcagcagcgcAGCCTGCCCAAGGAGGACCATGAGCATGTGGTGCCAGCGGAGGGAGAGCAGCAGCTGTCCAACTAG
- the LOC128266056 gene encoding replication protein A 70 kDa DNA-binding subunit-like produces the protein MDPEITPISILQPFRISSIRARVSYKTEITPWNNGDKDGKIFLINLIDKSGEITALVFNDLCMKFYRQIQAGCVYVFSNVEARPAHDKYKVLGNSLQILFLDNTVIQLDNTVLQLQIPQTKYNFVDLSTVSKIRDGEPVDVIGICTNAPDYEHRRNHTIREIVLLDPDYQEVMLNLWEEGAVNFDGDVDDVIVVKGARVREHNNEKKLNAGWYSMVQINPDIPDAIGMRKWYENQ, from the exons atggaCCCAGAAATTACG CCCATTTCCATTCTGCAGCCATTCCGAATTTCATCCATAAGAGCCAGGGTTTCCTACAAGACAGAGATAACCCCCTGGAATAATGGTGACAAAGATGGGAAAATCTTTCTTATCAATTTGATAGACAAATCTGGTGAAATTACTGCCCTTGTGTTTAACGATCTGTGCATGAAGTTCTACCGCCAGATTCAGGCAGGCTGCGTATACGTGTTCTCCAATGTAGAGGCAAGGCCAGCGCATGACAAGTACAAAGTGCTGGGTAACAGCCTCCAGATTTTGTTCCTGGATAATACAGTTATACAGCTGGATAATACAGTTTTACAACTGCAGATTccccaaacaaaatataacttCGTCGATCTTTCCACGGTTTCTAAAATTCGGGACGGGGAACCAGTCGACGTAATTGGAATCTGCACTAATGCGCCTGATTATGAACACCGTCGAAATCATACAATTCGAGAAATTGTGCTTTTGGACCCTGACTACCAGGAAGTCATGTTAAATCTGTGGGAAGAGGGGGCCGTTAACTTTGATGGTGATGTTGACGATGTGATCGTGGTCAAAGGAGCGCGTGTCCGGGAACataacaacgaaaaaaaactgAACGCCGGCTGGTACTCCATGGTGCAGATCAATCCTGATATTCCAGATGCCATCGGAATGCGAAAATGGTACGAAAATCAATAA
- the LOC128264046 gene encoding replication protein A 70 kDa DNA-binding subunit, with the protein MVLATLSAGVIARIMHGEVVDKPVLQILAIKKINSTADAERYRILISDGKYFNSYAMLASQLNVMQHNGELDEFTIVQLDKYVTSMVGKDGAGKRVLIISELTVLNPGAEVKAKIGEPVTYENAAKQDLAPKPAKSTSQPVAKKEPAYNNNNNNVTMNSSINSGMTHPISSLSPYQNKWVIKARVTSKSTIRTWSNPRGEGKLFSMDLMDESGEIRATAFKEQCDKFYDLIQVDSVYYISKCQLKPANKQYSTLNNAYEMTFSGETVVQLCEDADDDPIPGIKYNLIPISEVSGMENKASVDTIGICKEVGEVQSFVSRSTNKEFTKRDITLVDMSNSAISLTLWGDEAVNFDGHVQPVILVKGSRINEFNGGKSLSLGGGSIMKINPDIPEAHKLRGWFDNGGGDNIANMVSARTGAGNFSADWMTLKDARARNLGSGDKPDYFQCKAVVHIVKQENSFYRACPQSECNKKVVDEGNDQYRCEKCNALYPNFKYRLLINMSIGDWTSNRWVSSFNEVGEQLLGHSSQEVGEALENDPAKAEQIFSALNFTSHIFKLRCKNEVYGDMTRNKLTVQSVAPINHKEYNKHLLKELQELTGIGSSN; encoded by the exons atggtCCTGGCAACTTTATCCGCGGGTGTTATTGCT CGCATTATGCATGGCGAGGTTGTCGACAAGCCGGTGCTGCAGATCCTGGCGATCAAGAAAATCAACAGCACTGCGGATGCGGAGCGCTACCGCATCCTGATCTCAGACGGCAAGTACTTCAACAGCTATGCTATGCTGGCCAGCCAGCTGAACGTGATGCAGCACAATGGAGAGCTGGACGAGTTCACCATCGTGCAGCTGGACAAGTATGTGACCTCCATGGTGGGCAAGGACGGAGCTGGCAA GCGTGTTCTCATCATATCCGAGTTGACTGTCCTTAATCCCGGTGCCGAGGTGAAAGCCAAAATTGGCGAACCCGTGACTTACGAGAATGCCGCCAAGCAGGACCTGGCGCCCAAGCCGGCCAAATCTACTTCTCAGCCCGTTGCCAAAAAGGAACCAgcctacaacaacaacaataataatgtaacaatGAATTCCTCGATTAACAGTGGCATGACCCATCCGATTTCCAGCCTGAGTCCCTACCAAAACAAGTGGGTGATCAAGGCACGCGTCACCTCCAAGTCGACTATTCGCACCTGGAGCAATCCCCGCGGCGAGGGCAAGCTCTTCAGTATGGATCTAATGGATGAATCGGGCGAAATTCGTGCTACGGCCTTTAAGGAGCAGTGCGACAAGTTCTACGACCTCATCCAAGTGGACAGCGTCTACTATATTTCTAAGTGCCAGTTGAAACCGGCCAACAAACAATACTCGACGTTGAACAACGCCTACGAGATGACCTTCTCCGGCGAAACGGTTGTCCAGTTGTGCGAGGATGCCGACGACGATCCCATTCCGGGAATTAAGTACAACCTAATTCCCATTTCCGAGGTGTCCGGGATGGAGAACAAGGCATCGGTGGATACTATTGGCATTTGCAAGGAGGTGGGCGAGGTGCAGTCTTTCGTTTCCCGCTCCACAAACAAGGAGTTTACGAAGAGGGACATTACGCTGGTTGACATGAGCAACTCGGCCATCAGTCTCACACTGTGGGGCGACGAAGCCGTCAACTTTGACGGCCATGTGCAACCTGTGATTCTGGTCAAGGGATCGCGCATCAACGAGTTTAATGGCGGCAAGTCCTTGAGCCTCGGCGGTGGTTCCATTATGAAAATTAACCCAGACATCCCCGAGGCTCACAAATTGCGCGGCTGGTTCGACAACGGAGGTGGTGACAATATCGCCAACATGGTCTCGGCCCGAACTGGCGCAGGTAACTTCTCCGCCGACTGGATGACTCTGAAGGATGCGCGGGCTCGCAATCTCGGCAGCGGCGATAAGCCCGACTACTTCCAGTGCAAGGCAGTGGTGCACATCGTCAAGCAGGAGAATTCCTTCTACCGCGCCTGCCCCCAGAGCGAATGCAACAAGAAGGTCGTTGACGAGGGCAACGATCAGTACCGCTGCGAGAAATGCAATGCACTGTATCCCAACTTTAAGTACCGCCTGCTTATCAAC ATGAGCATCGGCGACTGGACTTCCAACCGCTGGGTCAGCAGCTTCAATGAGGTTGGCGAGCAGCTTCTCGGACATTCTTCGCAGGAAGTTGGCGAGGCCCTTGAGAACGATCCAGCCAAGGCCGAGCAGATATTCTCCGCCCTCAACTTCACTTCGCACATCTTTAAGCTGCGCTGCAAGAACGAGGTTTACGGCGACATGACCCGCAACAAGCTCACTGTTCAATCCGTGGCCCCCATCAATCACAAGGAGTATAACAAGCACTTGCTTAAGGAGTTGCAGGAGCTCACTGGCATTGGCTCTTCCAACTAA
- the LOC128263701 gene encoding DNA replication licensing factor Mcm2, translating to MDNPSSPPPNTPSDAAERRDLRAAMTSPVGDFEPFENEDEILGDQTVRDEVEEEDGEELFGDNMENDYRPMPELDHYDPAMLDDEDDFSEMSQGDRFAAESEMRRRDRAAGIHRDDRDLGFGQSDDEDDVGPRAKRRAGEKAAVGEVEDTEMVESIENLEDTKGHSTKEWVSMLGPRTEIANRFQSFLRTFVDERGAYTYRDRIRRMCEQNMSSFVVSYTDLANKEHVLAYFLPEAPFQMLEIFDKVAKDMVLSIFPTYERVTTEIHVRISELPLIEELRTFRKLHLNQLVRTLGVVTATTGVLPQLSVIKYDCVKCGYVLGPFVQSQNTEVKPGSCPECQSTGPFSINMEQTLYRNYQKVTLQESPGRIPAGRIPRSKDVILLSDLCDQCKPGDELEVTGIYTNNYDGSLNTDQGFPVFATVIIANHVVVKDSKQVVQSLTDEDIATIQKLSKDPRIVERVVASMAPSIYGHDYIKRALALALFGGESKNPGEKHKVRGDINLLICGDPGTAKSQFLKYIEKVAPRAVFTTGQGASAVGLTAYVRRNPVSREWTLEAGALVLADQGVCLIDEFDKMNDQDRTSIHEAMEQQSISISKAGIVTSLQARCTVIAAANPIGGRYDPSMTFSENVNLSEPILSRFDVLCVVKDEFDPMQDQQLAKFVVHSHMKHHPSEEEQPELEEPQLKTVEEIPQDLLRQYIVYAKENIRPKLTNIDEDKIAKMYAQLRQESFATGSLPITVRHIESVIRMSEAHARMHLRENVMEADVSMAIRMMLESFIEAQKFSVMKKMRSTFQKYLSFQKDHSELLFFILRQLTLDQLAYIRCKDGPGATHVEIMERDLLERAKQLDIVNLKPFYDSDLFRTNGFSYDPKRRIILQIVVDGNTA from the exons ATGGACAACCCCAGTTCACCGCCGCCAAACACGCCCAGTGATGCCGCCGAACGCCGCGATCTCCGAGCGGCAATGACGTCGCCGGTGGGCGATTTCGAACCGTTTGAAAACGAGGACGAGATCTTGGGCGATCAGACGGTGCGCGATGAGGTCGAGGAGGAGGATGGCGAGGAGCTGTTCGGGGACAACATGGAGAACGACTATCGTCCCATGCCGGAGCTGGATCACTACGACCCGGCGATGCTAGACGACGAGGATGACTTCTCGGAGATGTCACAGGGCGACCGCTTTGCCGCCGAGTCGGAGATGCGGCGACGCGACCGGGCCGCAGGAATCCATCGCGACGACCGGGATCTTGGGTTCGGGCAATCCGATGACGAGGACGATGTGGGACCCCGGGCCAAGAGGCGGGCGGGCGAGAAGGCGGCCGTCGGCGAGGTGGAGGACACTGAGATGGTGGAATCCATTGAAAATCTGGAGGACACCAAGGGGCACTCGACCAAGGAGTGGGTCAGTATGCTGGGACCCCGCACTGAGATCGCCAATCGCTTCCAGTCCTTCCTGAGGACGTTCGTGGACGAACGGGGCGCCTACACCTACCGTGATCGCATCCGGCGGATGTGCGAGCAGAACATGTCCTCGTTCGTGGTCTCCTACACGGATCTGGCCAACAAGGAGCACGTGCTGGCCTACTTCCTGCCCGAGGCTCCCTTCCAGATGCTCGAGATCTTCGACAAGGTGGCCAAGGACATGGTGCTCTCCATCTTTCCCACCTACGAACGAGTCACCACCGAGATCCACGTTCGCATCTCGGAACTGCCCCTGATCGAGGAGCTACGCACATTCAGGAAACTGCATCTGAATCAGTTGGTTCGCACCTTGGGTGTGGTCACTGCCACTACGGGTGTCCTGCCCCAGCTGTCTGTGATCAAGTACGACTGTGTGAAGTGCGGCTATGTGCTGGGCCCATTTGTCCAGTCGCAGAACACGGAGGTCAAGCCCGGTTCCTGTCCAGAGTGTCAGAGCACCGGTCCCTTCTCCATCAACATGGAGCAGACGCTGTACCGCAACTACCAGAAGGTCACGCTGCAGGAGTCGCCGGGCAGGATTCCAGCTGGACGCATACCTCGCAGCAAGGATGTCATCCTGCTGTCCGATTTGTGCGATCAGTGCAAACCAGGCGATGAACTGGAGGTCACTGGCATCTACACCAACAACTACGATGGCTCGCTGAACACAGATCAGGGATTCCCAGTTTTTGCCACCGTGATTATTGCCAACCATGTGGTTGTCAAGGACTCCAAGCAGGTGGTGCAGTCGCTCACGGACGAGGACATAGCCACCATTCAGAAACTGAGCAAGGATCCGCGCATCGTTGAGCGCGTTGTGGCCTCCATGGCGCCTTCTATCTACGGTCACGACTATATCAAGCGGGCTCTGGCCTTGGCCCTCTTTGGAGGCGAGTCCAAGAATCCCGGCGAGAAGCACAAGGTCAGGGGTGATATTAACCTGCTGATCTGCGGAGATCCTGGCACTGCCAAGTCGCAGTTCCTCAAGTACATCGAAAAGGTTGCGCCCCGAGCAGTTTTTACCACCGGACAGGGAGCAAGTGCAGTGGGTCTCACGGCCTATGTGCGCCGGAATCCTGTTTCCCGGGAGTGGACATTGGAGGCGGGTGCCCTGGTGCTGGCCGATCAGGGAGTCTGCCTCATCGATGAGTTCGACAAGATGAACGACCAGGATCGAACCTCCATTCACGAGGCCATGGAGCAGCAGTCCATCTCCATTTCCAAGGCGGGTATTGTTACCTCGCTCCAGGCTCGTTGCACCGTCATAGCTGCTGCCAACCCCATTGGCGGGCGCTACGATCCCTCCATGACCTTCTCGGAGAACGTGAATCTCTCGGAGCCAATCCTGTCCCGTTTTGATGTCTTGTGCGTGGTCAAGGACGAGTTTGATCCCATGCAGGATCAGCAGTTGGCCAAATTCGTGGTGCACTCGCACATGAAGCATCATCCCAGCGAGGAGGAGCAGCCGGAGTTGGAGGAGCCGCAGCTGAAGACGGTGGAAGAGATACCGCAGGATCTGCTGCGACAATATATCGTGTATGCCAAGGAGAACATTCGGCCCAAACTTACG AACATCGACGAGGACAAGATCGCCAAGATGTACGCGCAGCTGCGCCAGGAGTCCTTTGCCACCGGCTCGCTGCCCATTACTGTGCGTCATATCGAGAGCGTGATCCGTATGTCCGAGGCTCATGCTCGCATGCATCTGCGCGAAAACGTGATGGAGGCAGATGTCAGCATGGCCATTCGCATGATGCTCGAGAGCTTCATCGAGGCGCAGAAGTTCAGCGTGATGAAGAAGATGCGCAGCACATTCCAGAAGTACCTGTCCTTCCAGAAGGACCACTCCGAGCTGCTCTTCTTTATTCTGCGGCAGTTGACGCTGGATCAGCTGGCCTACATCCGGTGCAAGGATGGACCGGGCGCCACGCACGTGGAGATCATGGAGCGCGATCTGCTCGAGCGTGCCAAGCAACTGGACATCGTGAATCTAAAACCCTTTTACGATTCAGATCTGTTCCGCACCAACGGCTTCTCTTACGACCCCAAGCGGCGGATCATCCTCCAAATTGTGGTCGATGGCAACACAGCTTAA